The genomic segment GATCGACGACGTCGAAAACACTTGATGACGCAGCGGAAGCAGCCGGACGGAGGAGGGGATTGAGAGACCGGCTGAGAAGGCTGCTCGATGAGACCAGCCGCTGAAGAGCTAGTGACAAAGCCATCTGATGATCTGAGTTAGCAGCTGATTAGGTAGTTGCTCGAACTCCGGGagcaagaaagaaggaaagaaaagaaacaatagaTCTGGGGAAAAATCATCAAGGTGTTCTCTCAGGCGAGACATAGGTAGAGCATATTGAAAGAAAGGCATAAAGAGACCGGTTCAAAGGAGAAGGAAAAGACAGCTCAAACGAAAAGGcgattgccaaaaaaaaaaagggggaaaagataGTACCTCCACGCAGATTTGGAAGACAAATGCACAAGGCTATCCTGAAAACAACAAAATAACGTAAAACATAAAAGGACAAGAACAACATCTGTAAAATTCAGCATGCAAgcgaaaatataacaaaagaaaagaaaaaggaaaaaggcacAGAAGAAAATTCCGACAAAAAATCAACCTCCGCAAGAACGCAAACAGCTGGGAGAGGAACCctagaaaaatatcacaatcatAAAGAGGAAGAGCCAAAAACTGAAATAGGAAGGAGAAAAAGAATCGTACCTCCAATTGTTGGGtagaagagaagaaatctcaggTAAAGGATGGAGGCCATAAATCCAAAGGATAAAATCCATTGTGTGATACGCCTTATTCCAATTAAGAAAGAT from the Coffea arabica cultivar ET-39 chromosome 11e, Coffea Arabica ET-39 HiFi, whole genome shotgun sequence genome contains:
- the LOC140003765 gene encoding uncharacterized protein isoform X2 — protein: MASILYLRFLLFYPTIGGFLSQLFAFLRRIALCICLPNLRGDHQMALSLALQRLVSSSSLLSRSLNPLLRPAASAASSSVFDVVDRRSDRPLDHSRELSCFPGSIGVCR
- the LOC140003765 gene encoding uncharacterized protein isoform X1, with the protein product MGGLRIFLNWNKAYHTMDFILWIYGLHPLPEISSLLPNNWRIALCICLPNLRGDHQMALSLALQRLVSSSSLLSRSLNPLLRPAASAASSSVFDVVDRRSDRPLDHSRELSCFPGSIGVCR
- the LOC140003765 gene encoding uncharacterized protein isoform X3, which produces MASILYLRFLLFYPTIGGFLSQLFAFLRRIALCICLPNLRGDGFVTSSSAAGLIEQPSQPVSQSPPPSGCFRCVIKCFRRRRSPLRSSSRP